A stretch of Eubalaena glacialis isolate mEubGla1 chromosome 10, mEubGla1.1.hap2.+ XY, whole genome shotgun sequence DNA encodes these proteins:
- the DBX1 gene encoding homeobox protein DBX1 has translation MMFPGLLAPPAGYPSLLRPTPTLTLPQSLQSAFSGHSSFLVEDLIRISRPPAYLPRSVPTASMSPPRQGAPAALTDTGASDLGSPGPGSRRGVSPQTAVSPASEPTFLKFGVNAILSSAPRTETSPALLQSVPPKTFAFPYFEGSFQPFIRSSYFPASSSVVPIPGTFSWPLAARGKPRRGMLRRAVFSDVQRKALEKMFQKQKYISKPDRKKLAAKLGLKDSQVKIWFQNRRMKWRNSKERELLSSGGCREQTLPTKLNPHPDLSDVGQKGPGDDDEEEDEGPGSLRHRLVYHHPSPDPRHLRDPRLEGPLPHSPAHSGSPDKPSDFSDSEEDEEGEEEEITVS, from the exons ATGATGTTCCCCGGCCTCCTCGCGCCCCCAGCCGGGTACCCCAGCCTCTTGCGCCCCACGCCCACCTTAACATTGCCCCAGTCCCTGCAGTCGGCATTTTCCGGCCACTcgagcttcctggtggaggatcTGATCCGCATCAGCCGACCCCCCGCCTACCTGCCCCGCAGCGTGCCCACCGCCAGCATGTCGCCCCCTAGGCAGGGGGCCCCTGCGGCTCTCACAGACACAGGGGCCTCGGACCTGGGCTCCCCGGGGCCAGGCAGCCGGCGGGGCGTCTCACCGCAGACGGCCGTCTCCCCTGCCAGCGAACCCACGTTTCTGAAGTTTGGAGTGAACGCCATCCTTTCTTCGGCGCCCAGAACTG AAACGTCCCCCGCCTTGCTCCAGAGTGTCCCTCCCAAGACCTTCGCCTTTCCCTACTTTGAAGGCTCCTTCCAGCCTTTCATCAGATCTTCTTATTTCCCAG CGTCCTCCAGCGTCGTGCCCATCCCGGGGACCTTCTCCTGGCCACTGGCCGCCCGCGGCAAGCCTCGCAGGGGCATGCTGCGTCGAGCCGTGTTCTCCGACGTGCAGCGCAAGGCGCTGGAGAAGATGTTCCAGAAGCAGAAGTACATCAGCAAGCCCGACCGCAAGAAGCTGGCGGCCAAGCTCGGCTTGAAAGACTCACAG GTGAAAATCTGGTTCCAGAACCGACGCATGAAGTGGCGGAACTCCAAGGAGCGCGAGCTCCTGTCTAGCGGGGGCTGCCGCGAGCAGACCCTTCCCACCAAACTCAATCCGCACCCGGACCTCAGCGACGTGGGCCAGAAGGGTCCCGGGGACGacgacgaggaggaggacgagggcCCGGGCAGCCTCCGCCATCGCCTGGTCTATCATCACCCGTCCCCCGACCCTCGGCACCTGCGGGACCCGCGCCTCGAAGGGCCGCTGCCCCACTCGCCCGCGCACTCTGGCAGCCCCGACAAACCTTCGGACTTCTCCGACTCcgaggaggatgaggagggcGAGGAGGAGGAGATCACCGTGTCTTAG